From a single Cytophagales bacterium WSM2-2 genomic region:
- the rsmB gene encoding RNA methyltransferase: MIKLYRNLCEAVVQALGSIFQENRYADKVIEKLLKQNPRWGSRDRRFIAEMTYDIVRWYRLLGYLSDAEQYDYWKRMGAWLLLNGQPDLPPWDEFRGLNSNNVSLKYDQVKTVRKIHESIPDWLDEIGEKELGSRWDKEIAALNEEAKVVLRANALKISRDELREQLEEENILTEAIREYPDALILMERQNIFNLPSFKEGLFEVQDAGSQAIASFLNVEPGHRVVDACAGGGGKTLHLAALMQNKGRIIALDTEEWKLEELKKRAKRAGASNMIETRVIESSKIIKRLESSADRLLLDVPCSGLGVLKRNPDAKWKLTSEFIENIRKTQQSILNDYSSMLKPGGLMVYSTCSILPSENEIQVERFLSEKKEFQMVRQKMIFPSQGFDGFYMALLKRV, translated from the coding sequence ATGATAAAGCTCTATCGCAATTTATGCGAAGCAGTTGTTCAGGCACTTGGGTCAATTTTTCAGGAAAACCGCTATGCCGATAAGGTCATTGAGAAATTATTGAAGCAAAACCCACGTTGGGGTTCACGAGACCGGAGGTTTATTGCTGAAATGACCTACGATATCGTTCGTTGGTATCGTTTACTCGGATATTTATCTGATGCGGAACAATACGACTATTGGAAACGGATGGGGGCATGGTTACTACTGAATGGCCAGCCGGACTTACCACCCTGGGATGAATTCCGCGGATTGAACAGTAACAATGTTTCATTGAAGTACGACCAGGTGAAAACGGTCAGAAAAATTCACGAGTCTATTCCTGATTGGCTCGATGAAATTGGTGAAAAAGAATTGGGTAGCCGCTGGGATAAAGAGATCGCTGCACTCAATGAAGAAGCAAAAGTTGTGCTTCGGGCTAATGCCCTGAAAATTTCAAGAGACGAATTGCGAGAGCAGCTGGAAGAAGAAAATATTCTGACAGAAGCAATTCGTGAATACCCGGATGCACTCATCCTCATGGAGCGACAAAATATTTTTAACCTGCCTTCTTTCAAGGAAGGTCTCTTTGAAGTTCAAGATGCGGGATCACAGGCCATCGCTTCATTTTTGAATGTGGAGCCAGGCCATCGCGTGGTTGATGCGTGTGCCGGGGGTGGTGGGAAGACGCTTCACCTGGCTGCCCTCATGCAAAACAAAGGGCGCATCATTGCATTGGACACGGAAGAATGGAAATTGGAAGAACTTAAAAAAAGAGCGAAGAGAGCCGGGGCCTCCAACATGATTGAAACGCGAGTGATCGAATCTTCAAAAATAATCAAGCGCCTTGAAAGCTCAGCCGACCGCCTGTTGCTAGATGTACCGTGCTCTGGGTTGGGAGTACTGAAAAGAAACCCTGATGCAAAATGGAAACTAACATCTGAGTTTATAGAAAACATCAGAAAAACTCAACAATCAATTTTGAATGATTACAGTAGCATGTTAAAACCAGGCGGACTCATGGTGTATTCTACATGCAGCATTCTTCCTTCTGAGAATGAAATACAAGTAGAAAGATTTTTGTCTGAGAAAAAAGAATTTCAAATGGTCAGACAAAAAATGATTTTCCCTTCTCAGGGATTTGACGGGTTTTATATGGCACTATTAAAGCGGGTGTAG